The following proteins are encoded in a genomic region of Gossypium hirsutum isolate 1008001.06 chromosome D05, Gossypium_hirsutum_v2.1, whole genome shotgun sequence:
- the LOC121217815 gene encoding serine carboxypeptidase-like 7 isoform X1: MDRQREEPPGNQLALAHGSAVKFLPGFEGPLPFELETGYVGVGDSEEAQLFYYFVKSEGKPEDDPLLFWLTGGPGCSAFSGLVFEIGPLKFKVDVYNGSLPTLVYNPYAWTKVSNIIFIDSPVGTGFSYARNNRAAQTGDLKQVHHLHQFLRKWLMAHPDFISNPVYVSGDSYSGIPVPVLAQEISNGNEEGIKPVIHLQGYILGNPKTVPNLEKKLKIPYVYGMGLISDELYESLKRNCNEQYQNVDLNNKACLADIQYLDKCISGINNAHILEPDCGLDSPKPRKTGRRRFLDGHQLLNDEPLPPLACRTYAYYLSRHWANDDNVRNALHIRKGSIGKWLRCNHGLPYNNDVPTSLPYHANLSAKGYRYLIYSGDHDMVVPHLATQAWIRFLNYPIIDDWRPWMVQSQVAGYTRTYSNRMTFATVKGGGHTAPEYKPAECLAMLTRWISGQPL; this comes from the exons ATGGATCGACAAAGGGAAGAACCTCCAGGAAATCAG CTCGCTTTGGCTCATGGTTCTGCTGTCAAGTTTCTTCCAGGATTTGAAGGACCTCTTCCTTTTGAACTTGAAACCGG GTATGTTGGTGTGGGTGATTCAGAAGAAGCTCAACTCTTTTACTACTTTGTAAAGTCGGAGGGGAAACCTGAAGACGACCCTCTCTTGTTTTGGTTGACTGGTGGCCCTGGCTGCTCTGCCTTCTCTGGTCTTGTTTTCGAAATTG GTCCATTGAAATTCAAGGTCGACGTGTACAATGGAAGCTTGCCTACGTTGGTTTACAACCCATACGCATGGACAAAG GTGTCAAACATCATATTTATAGATTCACCAGTAGGCACAGGTTTCTCCTATGCTAGAAACAATCGTGCTGCACAAACTGGTGACTTGAAACAAGTTCACCATCTCCATCAATTTCTTCGTAAG TGGCTGATGGCTCATCCAGACTTCATTTCGAATCCAGTCTATGTTAGTGGGGACTCGTATTCAGGGATTCCAGTCCCAGTCCTTGCTCAAGAGATCTCAAATG GAAACGAAGAAGGTATCAAACCCGTAATCCATCTACAG GGATACATATTGGGGAACCCTAAAACAGTGCCTAATCTTGAAAAGAAACTTAAGATTCCATATGTTTATGGAATGGGACTAATTTCTGATGAACTTTATGAG TCATTGAAGAGAAACTGTAATGAACAATATCAAAATGTAGATCTTAATAACAAGGCGTGTTTAGCAGATATTCAATACTTGGATAAG TGTATATCAGGAATCAACAATGCCCATATTTTGGAACCTGATTGTGGTTTGGATTCCCCAAAACCAAGAAAGACCGGTCGAAGGCGTTTTCTTGATGGACACCAACTCCTTAATGATGAGCCACTTCCTCCGCTTGCTTGTCGT ACTTATGCATACTACCTCAGTCGTCATTGGGCTAACGATGATAATGTCCGAAATGCTCTCCACATTAGGAAG GGAAGCATAGGAAAGTGGCTACGGTGCAATCATGGATTACCTTATAACAATGATGTCCCAACCAGCTTACCGTATCATGCAAACCTCAGCGCCAAAGGCTATCGCTATTTAATATACAG TGGCGACCATGACATGGTGGTCCCGCACTTGGCAACTCAAGCATGGATAAGATTTCTGAACTATCCAATTATTGATGATTGGCGACCATGGATGGTGCAAAGCCAAGTTGCAGG ATATACAAGGACTTATTCTAACAGGATGACATTTGCAACTGTCAAG GGAGGAGGGCATACGGCTCCGGAGTACAAGCCTGCAGAATGTTTGGCAATGCTTACAAGGTGGATATCTGGACAGCCTTTGTGA
- the LOC121217815 gene encoding serine carboxypeptidase-like 19 isoform X2: MSVAGPLKFKVDVYNGSLPTLVYNPYAWTKVSNIIFIDSPVGTGFSYARNNRAAQTGDLKQVHHLHQFLRKWLMAHPDFISNPVYVSGDSYSGIPVPVLAQEISNGNEEGIKPVIHLQGYILGNPKTVPNLEKKLKIPYVYGMGLISDELYESLKRNCNEQYQNVDLNNKACLADIQYLDKCISGINNAHILEPDCGLDSPKPRKTGRRRFLDGHQLLNDEPLPPLACRTYAYYLSRHWANDDNVRNALHIRKGSIGKWLRCNHGLPYNNDVPTSLPYHANLSAKGYRYLIYSGDHDMVVPHLATQAWIRFLNYPIIDDWRPWMVQSQVAGYTRTYSNRMTFATVKGGGHTAPEYKPAECLAMLTRWISGQPL, translated from the exons ATGAGCGTTGCAGGTCCATTGAAATTCAAGGTCGACGTGTACAATGGAAGCTTGCCTACGTTGGTTTACAACCCATACGCATGGACAAAG GTGTCAAACATCATATTTATAGATTCACCAGTAGGCACAGGTTTCTCCTATGCTAGAAACAATCGTGCTGCACAAACTGGTGACTTGAAACAAGTTCACCATCTCCATCAATTTCTTCGTAAG TGGCTGATGGCTCATCCAGACTTCATTTCGAATCCAGTCTATGTTAGTGGGGACTCGTATTCAGGGATTCCAGTCCCAGTCCTTGCTCAAGAGATCTCAAATG GAAACGAAGAAGGTATCAAACCCGTAATCCATCTACAG GGATACATATTGGGGAACCCTAAAACAGTGCCTAATCTTGAAAAGAAACTTAAGATTCCATATGTTTATGGAATGGGACTAATTTCTGATGAACTTTATGAG TCATTGAAGAGAAACTGTAATGAACAATATCAAAATGTAGATCTTAATAACAAGGCGTGTTTAGCAGATATTCAATACTTGGATAAG TGTATATCAGGAATCAACAATGCCCATATTTTGGAACCTGATTGTGGTTTGGATTCCCCAAAACCAAGAAAGACCGGTCGAAGGCGTTTTCTTGATGGACACCAACTCCTTAATGATGAGCCACTTCCTCCGCTTGCTTGTCGT ACTTATGCATACTACCTCAGTCGTCATTGGGCTAACGATGATAATGTCCGAAATGCTCTCCACATTAGGAAG GGAAGCATAGGAAAGTGGCTACGGTGCAATCATGGATTACCTTATAACAATGATGTCCCAACCAGCTTACCGTATCATGCAAACCTCAGCGCCAAAGGCTATCGCTATTTAATATACAG TGGCGACCATGACATGGTGGTCCCGCACTTGGCAACTCAAGCATGGATAAGATTTCTGAACTATCCAATTATTGATGATTGGCGACCATGGATGGTGCAAAGCCAAGTTGCAGG ATATACAAGGACTTATTCTAACAGGATGACATTTGCAACTGTCAAG GGAGGAGGGCATACGGCTCCGGAGTACAAGCCTGCAGAATGTTTGGCAATGCTTACAAGGTGGATATCTGGACAGCCTTTGTGA